A part of Carassius carassius chromosome 32, fCarCar2.1, whole genome shotgun sequence genomic DNA contains:
- the LOC132113013 gene encoding inositol-tetrakisphosphate 1-kinase-like, with protein sequence MQTFLRGRRVGYWLSEKKMKKLNFLAFAEMCRKRGIEVVQLDLSQPLEEQGPLDVIIHKLTDLILEADQNDTQSLLLVQCVQDYIDAHPETIILDPLPAIRTLLDRCKSYQLVHRIEDCMKDVRICSPPFMVLNSECGPDTLEQIKLHGLTFPFICKTRVAHGTNSHEMAIIFNAEDLKDVKPPCVIQSFINHNAVLYKVFVVGESHTVVERPSLKNFPSGPTDRKAIFFNSHNVSKPESSSDLTSRDNVEGVSQPPNDDVIRELCKSLRESLGVSLFGIDIIINNQTGQHAVIDINAFPGYEGVPEFFNDLLNHIISVLQDPSAPPPPGQLPALGAGERNCAPSQECCGMLGKESDSSPWIVEGDGGLKGPRQRLGCNTAMSPNFQQHCVSTIATKASSQ encoded by the exons CTTGACCTGAGTCAGCCATTAGAGGAGCAGGGTCCACTGGATGTTATCATTCACAAGCTAACAGACCTGATCCTGGAAGCGGACCAGAATGACACCCAGTCCCTGCTGCTGGTCCAGTGTGTGCAG GATTATATTGACGCTCACCCAGAGACCATCATTCTTGACCCACTTCCAGCCATCCGAACTCTACTGGACCGCTGCAAGTCCTACCAGCTGGTGCACAGGATAGAGGACTGCATGAAAG ATGTGAGGATCTGTTCTCCTCCATTTATGGTGCTGAACAGTGAGTGTGGCCCAGACACGCTGGAGCAGATCAAGCTGCACGGTCTTACATTCCCTTTCA TTTGCAAAACACGGGTTGCTCACGGAACTAACTCTCATGAG ATGGCTATAATATTCAACGCAGAGGACCTAAAGGATGTGAAGCCACCGTGTGTGATTCAGAGTTTCATAAACCACAATGCCGTGCTCTATAAGGTGTTCGTGGTGGGCGAGTCGCACACTGTGGTGGAGAGACCCTCACTCAAGAACTTCCCCTCTGGACCGACTG ACAGAAAAGCGATTTTCTTCAATAGCCACAATGTGTCCAAGCCAGAGTCATCCTCTGACCTCACATCT AGAGATAATGTAGAAGGGGTTTCGCAGCCACCGAATGATGATGTCATTAGGGAACTGTGTAAATCTCTTCGGGAATCTCTCGGTGTTTCGCTCTTCGGCATCGACATCATCATTAACAACCAGACGGGCCAACACGCAGTCATTGACATCAATGCATTCCCTG GATATGAGGGTGTCCCAGAGTTCTTCAATGATCTCCTGAACCATATTATCAGCGTCCTCCAAGacccctcggccccgccccctcCCGGTCAGCTACCCGCTTTAGGCGCAGGAGAGCGCAACTGTGCCCCGTCCCAGGAGTGCTGCGGCATGCTCGGCAAAGAGTCGGACAGCAGCCCCTGGATCGTGGAGGGTGACGGTGGTCTGAAAGGCCCTCGTCAGAGACTGGGCTGCAACACGGCTATGTCCCCCAACTTCCAACAGCACTGCGTGTCCACGATAGCCACTAAAGCCTCGTCACAATGA